CCTCGCTGGTCTATCAGGCCGTCCAGAGCACAGAGAAGGACCCGGAGCTGAGCGAATGGAGCCGCCGCAGCACCAACGTGCAGTCCAAGTCCTTCCAGGTCCTGGCCCACATGACCGGCACCGAGTCCTGTAAgtgtcctcttcctcctcttcctcctcttcctcttccccgTATTGTCCTCAATTATTTAAAAGAGCAAATAAAAGCAAGAACAGACTCATGTATGTTTCCATACAAACAAAGGTGTGTAATTAGAGTAAACGATTACCTGTGGGAATGATTTTAAAGTTAAATCTGATCATCAGGTGCTCAGTGTCGCCCCCTCTCCTCTGTTTCTGTTACAGCACTCACTGAAGAGGAGGCGGCGGCTGTGAAGAGGAGCAGGTAGGCAGCAGAGCTCCAGTAGTCAGCTGCTGACCCCTCACCTGTAGTCTCGACCTCATCTGCCCCGGACATGAGAACACCTGCACAGGTGGTCTCTGTTTGAGGCTCTGATATATACGTAAACGCGATGTGATTGGTTGGTGTCTGAAGCCTTTTGAATCTGCTCACGTGTAATGAGCTCATGTGACCAGCAGGAGGGGACAccggactgtgtgtgtgtgtgtgtacctgtttcGACGTCCTTGTGGGGACAGTGTTCGTCCTCACgggtttgaaggcatttttgaggctcATAGTGTGGGTTTAGTctcagggttacagttaggttatGGCTGGGGTTCATTTTTGGTTGAGGTGAGTAGCTAGGGATTCTGTCAAATAGATGTCCTCACTGAGATATCAAaacgagaatgtgtgtgtgtatttgctcAGAGgaaacatcatttaaaaaattgGTGGGGCACCACGAGGGACTCCCCGCCTCTTTGGTCCTTTCTTTATTGATTACTGGTAACTGGTGTTGATTGGTTAAAGAGAGAAAACCAGTGTGCAGAGGAGAGTCATCCTCCAGCTCTTTATTGTCACGTTTAGCCGAGGCAGGAAAAATTGAAAGTCAAGCAAAAACCGCAAACGTGACAAAGCAGACTTTTTACTCTCAGCCTGTGTGACGTCATACAGTCAAACTAAAGTATGCAGCCTGCAGGTACTCGACACTCTGCAGGACTCTGCAGACATCAGGTTATCAACAGGCGGTGAAGCTCACAGCTCGCAGTTAAAATCTCCACATTTCACCTGcagaaacatgaacagctgaGACTGTCAGGTTTGGAGCATGCCCAGTTTAAACAGGCTGCTGTGAGTTAGCATGTGCAAATAAGTGTCTGTGTTTAAGAGTTTTGGGTCTAATGCTGGTTTCAGGGATCAGGTGCCTCAGACGGCAGACACATGGCTACTTATATCTCAGTTACACCACCTTAAACCTTGCGTGGCTCAGAAGTCCTAAACAGGGCTTTATGTGGCCGAGGACAGTCTAAGAGTCCGCGCTGTCAGACAAGCCAGGTGTGGTGAGCTGCAGGTGAGGGCTGGGCCGAACGTCCGCTGACGACCTCTGAAGGTGTCACTGCCCTCAGTCTGTTTTCCATGACTTCCTGTTTCCCCAGCGGCTCGTCTGAAATCTCATCACAGCCGAGTCTCCGAGAGGACGAGCAAACCTTTCAACCCCGCCCCACCCGTACAGCCCGTCCCAGCTCTGATGGATGGAGCTTTCTATTCTCCGTGCACTTATTTAATCAACCCTCCATTATGCACCATCGATCTCTGCCCCCCCCCCTAATTTGGACTGAAATACAACCTCCTCCCCCTCAAAGCTCCGGCTCCCCTCTGTCCTTCGTCAGAGTCCATACGCCGTCCAATGACTCACCGTGAATCAATAGGAGCAGAGGTCAAGCTTTTATCCGCCAATAAAGAGactgtgtgctttttttctctttagctGTAAGTCATCAAGGAGGAAGCAGCTGGATTAGACTCACAGGGCTGAGCTGGAAGCCTCAAAGCAGagaagcaaagacacagaaagaaaattttCACTGCAAAATCCAGCTTCATGATCCCGATCATGCTGGGAAATGGAAAAATCTATCAGTTAAAGGTGGTTTATTCTGCTTATCTCAGGATCTGTGTTCTTATTCTGGCACaagttttaattatttcttaTTTATCTGAATGGCTTTGTGCAGCAAAGTCCTCAGCCTGAAACAAGGAGCTGGTGTCCGTACACCTCTAATGTAGAATGACTAGTGCTGACTGGCTTATCTCTGACTAACAAACACATGTTGGTTGGCTAAATATAAAATCCTTTGTCTTATTCCTCTGTCCATGGAAAGAAAAACTGAGTAGAAGCAAATAAATTAGGTTTTTAAAAGCCTTTCTGAAGTAGCTTTGCATGTTTCACAAATCAAAATAATCTATCGTGTGCAGGAAAACACTCTCAGAATAAAAGTTTATGTCCTACGATGTCTCTCTGTTCCTTTAAAGCAGAGCTAATCTGTTAAATAGAAGCTCtgcagctttgcatgagtcaCAGTTCATCCTgcgtctgaaacaagctgttttagctcctcctcCTGCATTTAGGCCAAGTTTGGTGGGTGTGGCTTTTGGCGTCTGCGATGACTATATTAGGAATATCCACCCTCTATGACACCATCCAGATCCAAGAGGAAAAAACTGAGATAATCAGAGTGTTTAAATCCACCTGGGCTTACGCTGACTTCTTTTCATGCAGGTCTGTGCAGCTTAAACAGCTTCATCGATGATTATAAGAGACACAGTGACAAGGTTGCAAAGAGTGcaaggaagaagaaaatcaagGGGTTAAGAGCTGAGATCAGCCATGACATCAGCACACGACGGGACACGGGGAATAAAACAGAgttcagtaaaataaaataaaaacctggACAAATGGTCTATTTGCTCAGCAGGAAATAATAATCACCTCTTGGCTCTCCAAAGCTTTGGTGTGttgatgtgatttttttaaggATATATGCTCCCAGACTTTCAGTGTTGCATTCACGTGCTGAAGGGAGAGTCTGACATGTGGGTTTCATCTGCTTGTTTTTCggctttttgttgtttcttcatTTGCTGGAGTTACACTGAACTAAATCCACATAGTTGTCACGCTTCAGAGCCATTACTGTCTTTCAGGAACCACATCTGAGTGATCGTGTCAGAGTTTCCTCTGGTTTGATCTCTGTGCTTTGTACAAATGTTTTTgcagaatagaaaaaaacctTTTTGACATTTGATCCAATGTTTCTGAGACCAAAGCAGCGAGGTGACGTCATCCTGTCGGCTGTCTTTAAGCTGTCTGGCAGTTTCCTGAAGGATCTTCTGTCTGTGGCGTTGTTGGTCTGGTGAAGGCGATGAAGTTTCTTATTTTTGGGTCTTTGGGTCCTGATTTGATTATTGATTATTTgttagacagaaagaaaaaggttGATGGTCAATCCGAGTCGCACCTGAGTAACATCATGGGGGAGAGAGCGGGGGTCAGGATGGGGACGTAGCGTCTCAGTTTGGATGACCTCTGCTGCTGTTGTCTCTATGCCCGCAGCCTGAAGAGACAGCCTGCCGCTGGTTTCGGCCTCCAGTACAGAGCTGCAGTCTCCAGGTACAAACCCCTGCGGGCAGGTGCGCTCGCGGCCGTGGGCTTCACAGCACTCAGTAACACAGCAGCTGCTTTTAAACGGAGGCTTCTTCAGCTAAAACTCCTGGCGGCACACAAGTGGATTGTTAGGGTTTTGTGCACGGGTGGTGTTTGAACCCATAACTCTGGCAGTTCTGTCAGGATCATGTAACACCTGAGTAACAGTCAGTAACCTCACCATCATTTCATCAGCTGAATAACAGGCTGAGTCTCTGCTAACGCCCTCTGAAGGAAGGACCTTAAAGcttttgttgctgtttgttaATGAAGCTGAATTCAGTTTTGGTTTGAAGCCCTCTACCCTAACACTAACCTTGTTTACATCAGGTAAGTCTGATACAGCTAAGCTGCTGCTAAACACCCAGACCTGAGACTGATACCCccagaaagaaaaactgcaggtTTACACCCCAAAACCTGTCAACACTTCTTGAAAGAGGACCCTTTGTGCTTCTGTCCTGCTCAacattttattctttctttcaaACAAGCTGTTGATGCTAGTTTCTGTATGCTTGTTGTCTGTGACAATATTATATTGACACATCCAGAGAGTGTAAAAACATCATAAACATTCGAATCACTCCAAAGCCCAACTTTTGGCTCACAAATTACATTTTTGATTCATAAAACAGTGCAGCAGCCTGGCTGTAATCACTGTTTACTGCAACTTATCTATATTCAGATGACGATTCACAGTTAGAACCAGTTTAAGAGCATTTTTGACTCAGTCCAGGATGCAAACCAAACCTGAATGTGGTCTGTAGAGgtttctgtttaaaaacagTGAGTATCTGCACCTCAGGGGATGCTTGGAAGCCTAGACTAACCCTAACCGCCATATTCACAAAAATTAGAAGAAAGGTTAGTTAAACAGTTTAGAGAGAAATTTAAAACCAGCAGAAACAGTTACCTAAACCCGAAAAGCACATGGTTAACACTAAAATCAGCAAAACTGCTGAAAGAGTTCAACGTTATGGGTCATTTTTTAGCTGAAAATTCATAAATATATAGAAAAAGTGAAAATAGTTAAATGTGCTCTAGAAAAGCTAGCTAGAAATTAAATTGATTGTTGAAATGTAGTTCAAATTAATAGCTCCACTGATGGAgctattaatttttaaaaagtttttaaaagcgTTTCTGATCCACTCTAATCACATGGATAAATGACTACATAATATAAATACTAcatgtatatagtatttgtttGACTCTAAGCTCTGCAGAAGATTTCCTATGTACCCAGCTCTACTGTGTGTGTAACAACAGCAAaactttatctttatcttaaaTATCTGATATAGCTAATGAAATGCACGAACATGTAAGCATGTCAAAGACATCAATAATATCAGCTAAAACTTCATTCAATGTTGGAATATTTATCAAAGTAAATCTAGTGAATTCCACATATATTAGATGGAAACTGCTAGAAGAAAGCATTAAATTCTTAATAACACAGTGTTACAGCCTAAAagtcagacacaacaatgaaaaaCGCATCTTTCAGGATCTTTACACCCATTGATGAGATTACAATTTGAGTCAGTGTTGATGACTAACTTAGCTTGTGGTTCGAAACATGCTTAGCTtagttaaagttttttttgagtACAACCTGAAGTAGTTAATACCATAACTACCACTGAGGCTAACTACTTGAGGCTCACTATGACTAaaaatcccggacgagcccccaagtACAAAACTGAACCTGATGACAGAACCATTTGGAAATCATTCTAAATAGGTAATAATGacatttctttccctctccagCCAGTACGGTGCACATCCTACCATGCAGCCGGCGCCACAAGTTCCACACCCACAGCAGTACCAGCCAATACCACAGCAATACCAACATGCACCTATGCAGCAAGCTCCACAAGCTCGGCCCCCACAGCAGTATCAACCAATGCCACAGCAGTACCAacaaccacccacacagcaggctcCACCCACTCAACAGAGCTCAATTCAGATCCCTGTTGGCTCCGCCCCCCCTAAGGTAGTCAGTACTGCCTGCATCTACCCTTCACAGCCAGGtgagtttctgttttgtttatatTAACTTGcacatataatatttatatacaCATATTTATACTTCTTCCACCCACAGCACCACCTATGGCTCCAGCTGCAGTGCCACCGCAGCACCGCCCTCCAGCCGCCGCCCCGGCCCCGCTTCTGGCTGCTCCAGCATCCTCCAACAGACCCCCGTGGGTGACCGACTCAAACTTCGCTGATAAGTTCGACCCCGGCAAGACCACCTCCAGCACCATCAAGGTGCAGCCACTGCCCCAGGCCGCCCCTCCCCCACCAGCGTACATCCCTAACCCCTCCCCTGCTGGGCATGCAGCTCCCAGCCCCGCCCCCATCACCCCCAGCCCTGGACCCATGACCTCTAGCCCCGCCCCCTTTCCACCTGTGGCCAGAGGCGTGGCCCAAAGAGCGGAGAGGTTTGCAGCCAGCAGTCGCACGCCTCTATGCGGGGCCTGCAACAGCGTCATCAGGTAACGCACTGACACACTTCTGGAGCCTCAAGTGGagatcagaggaactgcagctgttGGTGCTTTATTATTTTGCTCCTGAGGTTCCTCCTTTGGGTTAAAACGAGTGACGTTAATGAAACGATGTCACTTTAAGGGcaaattaaaatcaaattacttaaaatgctgctgctgttgttgcagGGGTCCATTCCTGGTGGCCCTCGGCCGGTCCTGGCACCCCGAGGAGTTTAACTGTCACTACTGCCACATGTCTCTGGCTGACGTCAGCTTCGTGGAGGAACAGAACAACGTGTACTGTGAGAACTGCTACGAAGAGTTTTTCGCCCCGACCTGCGCTCGCTGCAACACCAAGATCATGGGGGTGAGAAATTTTCAGACaccatttctgattttattttcctttatttaatGTTATAAAACCATAAGTTTTGCACTGAAATGCCACCCATATGTGACACTAGAGGCTGATTAGACCTTATTAAATCTTGTCACGCTGTATGTCGCAGGAAGTGATGCACGCCCTACGGCAGACATGGCACACCACCTGCTTTGTGTGCGCTGCCTGTGGGAAAGCCTTTGGAAACAGCCTCTTCCACATGGAGGACGGAGAGCCGTACTGCGAGAAAGGTATGCCAACACCACGCCTTCATCACAGCTGCGAGAAAAGCTGCACCGACATCAGGCAGACACAAAAAACTGTCACATGCATCACGCTCAGAGAAGGAACTGCTAATCAGAGTCTCAGTGCAGCCCCTCAATTTTAACTCCTCTTTCTTTTGATTGGCCCTGCCCCCACAAACAACAAGTGTGTGGAGCTTCTGTGTGCCCTGTGTGACATCAAAAAGATCCAAGAGTAGAAGTGTGTGAAACAGATTAACAGGGATTACGTACTTCATGATTCACTGTTTTTGGACTCACGGCTGCCATCTTCAACACTTCCTATCTCTGTGTCGCTCAGATTACATCGCGCTGTTCAGCACTAAGTGTCATGGGTGCGACTTCCCAGTGGAAGCTGGCGATAAGTTCATCGAGGCTCTGGGTCACACCTGGCACGATACCTGCTTTGTTTGTGCGGTAAGGACCACGAGCAGCTGGGTCTGAGGGGGTCCGGTTGTTTAAATCTTCGATGCAGGGGAGCAGAGGTCAGTTTGAAGTTTTTCACCCCGGTTTTCTCGTCTGCAGGTCTGCCACGTGAACCTCGAGGGTCAGCCCTTCTACTCAAAGAAAGATAAACCTCTGTGCAAGAAGCACGCTCACGCCATCAACGTGTAAACCCGCCGGATCACGCCTCATCACGCCACCAACATGTGTGGAAAcgctgggtttttttcttttttttgtgcaaatttCAAATTTCTGCTGCCTGATGATTCTGCTTCAGATCCATCCGACCCGTCGCATCACAGACTGTGGTTTATTTTTCTACccgaaaaagtgtgtgtgtgtgtgagagactgcTGAGCTGCAGAAATACAGGTGACTGTAGGGAGTCTGCAAGGTGCCaaattaaatattatattttttagtgtttaataataataatcaaacttataacaacaaaaatattaaactgGCTAAGCTATGCAATAAGGATTAAATAGATATTTAAGTAAGtctaaataataatattataatatgagGAAGAAATTCTTTCTAATAAATATCAATAACAGAGTGTATGAAgtatgtttatttttctcttaaaCACGGGGTTAAAGTAGTGGGATATTTAGGGTTAAGAGGGTTAagagagttttttttaattattttgataaagttattattttcatgaaaaaaaatgtcagaaataaaaattataaaGTTTTATTAGTACTTTTTTTTGGCTTGGTTTGTAGTGTTTAAAATTTCAAGTTAACTTGTGAATTATTTCATATGAATGAAATTACAAATTTATTATAATTAAACTTTGTAGAGTGGCACTCTCTGGACTCCGTATAGCGGATATTGTTCTCACCATTTTTGGACTATTTTTGGTAATGTGCCTCTGTTGACTGTTTGAATGcgactttaatatttttatttcccttttagactaaaataaaattatatgaaAGTTTTTATGAGGCAATACGAAGTGAAACAACAGACTGCAGAGAAGCTGAAAAATCTATAAACAGCAGCAAATTGGAgataaaaaagactgaaaagtgTTTCTGACGTTGCAACCTGTCGTCACTACTCCGACTCTGGGGGCATGAACACACGACAGGTGACACGTTTCTGTGGCCCCGCCTGAGCAGGTGAACCTCCAGatgttttaaatgtgaaaacCGCATCTAAACGCACAGAGATACTGTGTGAGTGACGGAGTCTAGATAAACTGGAAACGTTAAACTGACCACAGAAGCTGTTGGGCTCCAAGTGCAGGTGTGCTTCTGCTCTCACGCCGCACTAAGGTGCATTTGGACTTGTTTGTTCAGGTGAACCTGCTCAGGTGAGACAGCTCTTCGACTTCACGTGCTTCGGGGGGAGAAATAACCTTGAATTTCATATTTATTCGACAGTGTGATCTTTATTGAGACGCTAGTATATCGTCACTGCTGCGTGCAAATGATTAGttatttgattcatgtttgtttcAGAGCGTTTGGCATCACGTGGTTAAGTTTAAGTACTGATTTCATGatgatttatgtgtgtgtgtgttttaactaCACTGTAAATGTGATAACCTTAGTCTGACTGTTAACAACACAATGGCTCCGCCCACACTGCAGACCGTGAATCCTCCCAAATCTGAAAAAGATTAgactttgtattttctttattttttttgtggcaTCAAACATGTGGCTGCTCTCATGGTTGTAAAACACAGAATAATCTTATATGTACTTAGATCATTACAGTTGGGGAAACGGACTTCAGTGAAGGTTTTTAAAAGCGTTTCTCTGTTAATTTTCATACGTTTTTAATACAAAGACAGTTTTTAGGAGCCTCTCTTGGCCATTAAAGGAACATCAGCAAACCACAACTTAATTCAGATCTTTCATTTGACTTGTTCTCTGCTAAGACTTAATCATTAAGCACATAAag
This is a stretch of genomic DNA from Maylandia zebra isolate NMK-2024a linkage group LG13, Mzebra_GT3a, whole genome shotgun sequence. It encodes these proteins:
- the LOC101469390 gene encoding LIM domain-binding protein 3 isoform X3 produces the protein MSTYTVSLPGPGPWGFRLQGGKDFNMPLTISRISPGSKAAQGNLMQGDVIVAIDGVSTEGMTHLEAQNKIKMANYNLALTMSKSKRPIPMAAPRMDATIPVVPHQQVFPPAAPPAGFNPSVLMDSALSTSKPIEVKGPGGKATIIHAQYNTPISMYSQDSIMDAIAGQTQTKGHDAGSVPVMDRLVDSASLVYQAVQSTEKDPELSEWSRRSTNVQSKSFQVLAHMTGTESSLTEEEAAAVKRSSQYGAHPTMQPAPQVPHPQQYQPIPQQYQHAPMQQAPQARPPQQYQPMPQQYQQPPTQQAPPTQQSSIQIPVGSAPPKVVSTACIYPSQPAPPMAPAAVPPQHRPPAAAPAPLLAAPASSNRPPWVTDSNFADKFDPGKTTSSTIKVQPLPQAAPPPPAYIPNPSPAGHAAPSPAPITPSPGPMTSSPAPFPPVARGVAQRAERFAASSRTPLCGACNSVIRGPFLVALGRSWHPEEFNCHYCHMSLADVSFVEEQNNVYCENCYEEFFAPTCARCNTKIMGEVMHALRQTWHTTCFVCAACGKAFGNSLFHMEDGEPYCEKDYIALFSTKCHGCDFPVEAGDKFIEALGHTWHDTCFVCAVCHVNLEGQPFYSKKDKPLCKKHAHAINV
- the LOC101469390 gene encoding LIM domain-binding protein 3 isoform X2, which gives rise to MSTYTVSLPGPGPWGFRLQGGKDFNMPLTISRISPGSKAAQGNLMQGDVIVAIDGVSTEGMTHLEAQNKIKMANYNLALTMSKSKRPIPMAAPRMDATIPVVPHQQVNGRSTSSGPAEADSPGGRAAAVSPAQRRQYNSPIGLYSEETLREMAAMQAGRPAGSVPVMDRLVDSASLVYQAVQSTEKDPELSEWSRRSTNVQSKSFQVLAHMTGTESSLTEEEAAAVKRSSLKRQPAAGFGLQYRAAVSSQYGAHPTMQPAPQVPHPQQYQPIPQQYQHAPMQQAPQARPPQQYQPMPQQYQQPPTQQAPPTQQSSIQIPVGSAPPKVVSTACIYPSQPAPPMAPAAVPPQHRPPAAAPAPLLAAPASSNRPPWVTDSNFADKFDPGKTTSSTIKVQPLPQAAPPPPAYIPNPSPAGHAAPSPAPITPSPGPMTSSPAPFPPVARGVAQRAERFAASSRTPLCGACNSVIRGPFLVALGRSWHPEEFNCHYCHMSLADVSFVEEQNNVYCENCYEEFFAPTCARCNTKIMGEVMHALRQTWHTTCFVCAACGKAFGNSLFHMEDGEPYCEKDYIALFSTKCHGCDFPVEAGDKFIEALGHTWHDTCFVCAVCHVNLEGQPFYSKKDKPLCKKHAHAINV
- the LOC101469390 gene encoding LIM domain-binding protein 3 isoform X1, which codes for MSTYTVSLPGPGPWGFRLQGGKDFNMPLTISRISPGSKAAQGNLMQGDVIVAIDGVSTEGMTHLEAQNKIKMANYNLALTMSKSKRPIPMAAPRMDATIPVVPHQQVFPPAAPPAGFNPSVLMDSALSTSKPIEVKGPGGKATIIHAQYNTPISMYSQDSIMDAIAGQTQTKGHDAGSVPVMDRLVDSASLVYQAVQSTEKDPELSEWSRRSTNVQSKSFQVLAHMTGTESSLTEEEAAAVKRSSLKRQPAAGFGLQYRAAVSSQYGAHPTMQPAPQVPHPQQYQPIPQQYQHAPMQQAPQARPPQQYQPMPQQYQQPPTQQAPPTQQSSIQIPVGSAPPKVVSTACIYPSQPAPPMAPAAVPPQHRPPAAAPAPLLAAPASSNRPPWVTDSNFADKFDPGKTTSSTIKVQPLPQAAPPPPAYIPNPSPAGHAAPSPAPITPSPGPMTSSPAPFPPVARGVAQRAERFAASSRTPLCGACNSVIRGPFLVALGRSWHPEEFNCHYCHMSLADVSFVEEQNNVYCENCYEEFFAPTCARCNTKIMGEVMHALRQTWHTTCFVCAACGKAFGNSLFHMEDGEPYCEKDYIALFSTKCHGCDFPVEAGDKFIEALGHTWHDTCFVCAVCHVNLEGQPFYSKKDKPLCKKHAHAINV
- the LOC101469390 gene encoding LIM domain-binding protein 3 isoform X5, producing the protein MSTYTVSLPGPGPWGFRLQGGKDFNMPLTISRISPGSKAAQGNLMQGDVIVAIDGVSTEGMTHLEAQNKIKMANYNLALTMSKSKRPIPMAAPRMDATIPVVPHQQVFPPAAPPAGFNPSVLMDSALSTSKPIEVKGPGGKATIIHAQYNTPISMYSQDSIMDAIAGQTQTKGHDAGQYGAHPTMQPAPQVPHPQQYQPIPQQYQHAPMQQAPQARPPQQYQPMPQQYQQPPTQQAPPTQQSSIQIPVGSAPPKVVSTACIYPSQPAPPMAPAAVPPQHRPPAAAPAPLLAAPASSNRPPWVTDSNFADKFDPGKTTSSTIKVQPLPQAAPPPPAYIPNPSPAGHAAPSPAPITPSPGPMTSSPAPFPPVARGVAQRAERFAASSRTPLCGACNSVIRGPFLVALGRSWHPEEFNCHYCHMSLADVSFVEEQNNVYCENCYEEFFAPTCARCNTKIMGEVMHALRQTWHTTCFVCAACGKAFGNSLFHMEDGEPYCEKDYIALFSTKCHGCDFPVEAGDKFIEALGHTWHDTCFVCAVCHVNLEGQPFYSKKDKPLCKKHAHAINV
- the LOC101469390 gene encoding LIM domain-binding protein 3 isoform X4 — translated: MSTYTVSLPGPGPWGFRLQGGKDFNMPLTISRISPGSKAAQGNLMQGDVIVAIDGVSTEGMTHLEAQNKIKMANYNLALTMSKSKRPIPMAAPRMDATIPVVPHQQVFPPAAPPAGFNPSVLMDSALSTSKPIEVKGPGGKATIIHAQYNTPISMYSQDSIMDAIAGQTQTKGHDAGLKRQPAAGFGLQYRAAVSSQYGAHPTMQPAPQVPHPQQYQPIPQQYQHAPMQQAPQARPPQQYQPMPQQYQQPPTQQAPPTQQSSIQIPVGSAPPKVVSTACIYPSQPAPPMAPAAVPPQHRPPAAAPAPLLAAPASSNRPPWVTDSNFADKFDPGKTTSSTIKVQPLPQAAPPPPAYIPNPSPAGHAAPSPAPITPSPGPMTSSPAPFPPVARGVAQRAERFAASSRTPLCGACNSVIRGPFLVALGRSWHPEEFNCHYCHMSLADVSFVEEQNNVYCENCYEEFFAPTCARCNTKIMGEVMHALRQTWHTTCFVCAACGKAFGNSLFHMEDGEPYCEKDYIALFSTKCHGCDFPVEAGDKFIEALGHTWHDTCFVCAVCHVNLEGQPFYSKKDKPLCKKHAHAINV